A region from the Chrysoperla carnea chromosome 4, inChrCarn1.1, whole genome shotgun sequence genome encodes:
- the LOC123297479 gene encoding uncharacterized protein LOC123297479 isoform X1 yields MGLCYRWSKGRILIINIWLCFFIIHNVNAHVALTFPPARKYDLDFLDNSRTPPPCGMPKGNTRTSLVAGSQFNVTWHLAYPHRGGFKLQLLDPLERPVLDLTPTIKGSEFIGDDATAQSFSVKLPDNYTCEDCTIRLLRLASEWGNNYRFWSCADVDIVTRKKYHEDCSSHGRYFVNGKCKCDRLYYGNRCQYRDECIENADCGNHGTCVDVQATTAPRKHCYCQLGWFGPGCAQRSPVKSTDIDFEVYTMKQLSDNFKLYWRILKDQNELEVVMVVNGTSYVGLGWRPRSLTSTCKNFPKIFDKGQNSTEPNSEPEPNSEPEPNSEPEPNSEPEPKSEPEPSSEPEPNSEPEPKSEPEPNSEPEPKSEPEPTTEPEPSSEPEPKSEPEPETTSKPYQTTSSLRFVPPRKTLFSREVKRDRDEVVFPSEGTIATSVSFKVSTKQGRRRKRQVQKTDPVAEPSTEPEPSSEPTTTPEPHSEPITEPSPKSEPEPTTEPEPKSEPTSEPEPTSEPEPKSEPEPSSEPEPKSEPEPSSEPEPTTEPEPSSEPEPKSEPEPSSEPEPKSEPEPNSEPEPSSEPEPKSEPEPSSEPEPNSNPEPKPEPDSVKKSAPIKGAINSKLNKYTPKHDFNPMDCTDMVIGMARGTNSRIGDFYTRDRSTPRPDNFWGGKNELKAALGFEKDGVTTILFRKSLDSKEPTDHSIENALMHVIWAKGQEPGQYIHVPKSGLEKEHATVKDFYKPDELKYHGHGSQRGQVVMNFYEEKQKELNEIHGLDRSKCGGQWKQPKTCNPNKNNCEYYAEWNYIRKTDEIRFTVQTTNTETWTGIGFSKDQRMSQTDAILGWVDKTGRAFMMDTWINGYTQPSLDNSQSIYNISGKIVDGATNLYFTRKRQSNDIKDFSFTDDECLYLMFPIKGGIFNSVNKKIRKHDVIPVVSTEKVCIKSCGEDDGEMFVSTTTLPPQLIYNVAVKIVKLGENFHAPKPGTQEFDELSNVINNNFENVVSKVPGYRKLNVANIEEEGNDVIAKMELHLDKAVYEKGRSLKNNEVDESDNSMVENVLKTSVNSGQVGALKVDPGFFVFESASLTSDIKPEGGDNTQKGFFDLSEVKLYIVLGCIAALVLVAIVQATCTIYKATRHSSPNHKIHLIPNSSWKDYSAANTNYAFDAFEIEEKVNSNGNQQMSRDQVDGGREDGGRHHNKKGGENNARHGNGNPEQYHYREKIHAATLMPGGVYPYRNDTRSLQRPRSHAGPAAGGYYHPHERSTYSLPRQQSYHHNGPRHPHQQDIVQPDFYFMPSQRKYSGEVVRVYVDYNQ; encoded by the exons ATGGGACTTTGTTACCGATGGTCAAAAGGgcgtatattaattataaatatatggttatgtttttttataatacataatgtAAATGCACATGTTGCATTAACATTTCCACCAGCTAGAAAATATGATCTCGATTTTCTAGATAATTCTAGAACACCTCCACCATGTGGTATGCCAAAAG GTAATACGAGAACATCGCTTGTAGCAGGGTCACAATTCAACGTTACATGGCATTTAGCATATCCACATCGT ggTGGAttcaaattacaattattagaTCCATTAGAAAGGCCAGTATTGGATTTAACACCAACAATTAAAGGATCTGAATTTATTGGAGACGATGCAAc AGCTCAatctttttctgtaaaattaccAGATAATTATACATGCGAAGATTGTACGATCAGATTACTACGATTAGCATCAGAATGGGGTAATAATTATCGATTTTGGTCATGTGCTGATGTTGATATTGTTACAC GTAAAAAGTACCATGAAGATTGTAGTAGTCATGGAAGGTATTTCGTGAATGGAAAATGTAAATGTGATCGATTATACTATGGAAATCGTTGTCAATATCGTGATGAATGTATTGAAAATGCTGACTGTGGTAATCATGGAACATGTGTTGATGTACAGGCCACAACAGCGCCTCGTAAACATTGTTATTGTCAATTAGGATGGTTTGGACCTGGTTGTGCTCAAC ggTCTCCAGTGAAATCAACAGATATTGATTTTGAAGTGTACACAATGAAACAATTAAGcgataatttcaaattatactGGCGAATATTAAAAGATCAAAACGAACTGGAAGTTGTAATGGTTGTAAATGGTACAAGCTATGTAGGTTTAGGATGGCGTCCACGATCACTTACAAGTACATgtaaaaatttcccaaaaatatttgacaaaggTCAAAATTCCACTGAACCAAACAGTGAACCGGAACCGAATTCAGAGCCAGAACCTAATAGTGAACCAGAACCAAACTCAGAACCCGAACCAAAAAGTGAACCGGAACCAAGTTCAGAACCCGAGCCAAACTCAGAACCCGAACCAAAGAGTGAACCAGAGCCAAATTCAGAGCCTGAACCAAAAAGTGAACCAGAGCCAACAACAGAACCAGAGCCAAGTAGTGAACCAGAACCAAAAAGTGAACCAGAACCTGAAACTACTTCAAAACCATACCAAACCACTAGCTCATTACGTTTTGTACCACCACGAAAAACGTTATTTTCACGAGAAGTCAAACGGGATCGTGATGAGGTTGTATTTCCATCAGAAGGAACTATTGCTACAAGTGTCTCATTTAAAGTTAGCACCAAACAAGGACGTCGTCGCAAGAGACAAGTTCAAAAGACAG atccTGTAGCGGAGCCAAGCACTGAACCAGAACCGTCGTCTGAACCTACAACAACTCCAGAACCACACAGCGAACCTATTACAGAACCTAGTCCAAAATCCGAGCCTGAACCTACAACAGAACCCGAACCGAAATCCGAACCAACATCCGAACCAGAACCCACATCTGAACCAGAACCGAAATCAGAACCTGAGCCTAGCTCTGAGCCTGAACCTAAATCAGAGCCAGAGCCTAGCTCTGAACCTGAACCCACTACTGAACCAGAGCCTAGCTCTGAACCTGAACCAAAATCTGAGCCAGAACCTAGTTCGGAACCTGAACCTAAATCAGAACCAGAACCCAATTCTGAACCGGAACCTAGTTCTGAACCTGAACCTAAATCAGAACCAGAGCCAAGCTCAGAACCTGAACCCAATAGTAACCCAGAACCTAAACCTGAACCAGATTCTGTCAAAAAGTCTGCACCAattaaag gagctattaattcaaaattaaataaatacacaccAAAACATGACTTTAATCCAATGGACTGTACCGATATGGTAATTGGTATGGCACGAGGTACAAATAGTCGTATTGGTGATTTTTACACAAGAGATCGTTCAACACCACGCCCGGATAATTTCTGGGGTGGTAAAAACGAATTGAAGGCAGCACTTGGTTTTGAAAAAGATGGTgtaacaacaattttattcCGTAAAAGCTTAGATAGTAAAGAGCCAACTGATCATTCAATTGAAAATGCATTGATGCATGTGATTTGGGCTAAAGGACAAGAACCTGGTCAATATATACATGTACCGAAATCTGGTTTAGAAAAAGAACATGCCACAgttaaagatttctataaacCAGATGAATTGAAATATCATGGTCATGGCAGCCAACGAGGTCAAGTTGTTATGAATTTCTATG aggaaaaacaaaaagagCTAAACGAAATTCATGGATTAGATCGCAGTAAATGTGGTGGACAATGGAAACAACCGAAAACATgtaatccaaataaaaataattgcgaATATTATGCAGAATGGAATTACATTCGAAAAACTGATGAAATTCGATTTACTGTACAAACCACTAATACAGAAACTTGGACAGGAATTGGATTTTCAAAAGATCAACGTATG TCTCAAACCGATGCAATTTTGGGATGGGTTGATAAAACTGGTCGAGCATTTATGATGGATACATGGATTAATGGTTATACACAACCATCGTTAGATAATTCtcaatcaatttataatatcaGTGGAAAAATCGTAGATGGTGCTACTAATTTGTACTTTACAAGAAAACGTCAATCCAACGATATTAAA GATTTTTCATTTACTGATGACGAATGTTTATATTTGATGTTCCCAATCAAAGGAGGAATATTCAATAGCGTTAACAAGAAAATTCGTAAACATGATGTTATACCAGTTGTTTCAACCGAAAAAGTTTGCATCAAATCTTGTGGCGAAG atgaTGGCGAAATGTTCGTATCAACAACAACATTACCACCACAATTGATTTACAACGTTGcagtaaaaattgttaaattaggtgaaaatttccATGCACCCAAACCCGGTACACAAGAATTTGATGAATTGTCAAatgttatcaataataattttgaaaatgttgtttCAAAAGTACCTGGTTACCGAAAATTAAATGTGGCAAACATTGAAGA ggaAGGTAATGATGTAATTGCAAAGATGGAATTACATTTAGATAAAGCCGTATATGAAAAAGGGCGATCGTTGAAGAATAACGAAGTAGATGAAAGTGATAATAGTATggtagaaaatgttttaaaaacatcaGTTAACTCTGGACAAGTTGGTGCTTTAAAAGTTGATCCTGGTTTCTTTGTTTTTGAATCAGCTAGTT TAACATCCGATATCAAACCAGAAGGTGGCGATAACACACAAAAGGGTTTCTTCGATTTATCCGAAGTGAAGTTATACATCGTGTTAGGATGTATTGCCGCCTTAGTGTTAGTTGCCATTGTACAAGCTACATGTACAATCTATAAAGCTACACGACATTCATCTCCAAATCATAAA ATTCATTTAATTCCAAATTCATCATGGAAAGATTATTCAGCAGCAAATACAAATTATGCGTTTGATGCATTCGAAATCGAAGAAAAAGTCAATAGTAACGGTAATCAACAAATGTCACGTGATCAAGTGGATGGTGGACGTGAAGATGGCGGAcgtcatcataataaaaaaggtGGTGAAAATAATGCACGTCATGGTAATGGTAATCCGGAACAATATCATTATCGTGAAAAAATTCATGCTGCAACATTAATGCCTGGTGGTGTGTATCCATACCGTAACGATACACGATCCCTACAAAGGCCACGCTCTCATGCTGGACCCGCCGCTGGTGGATATTATCATCCACATGAACGTAGCACTTACTCATTACCTAGACAACAATCTTATCACCATAATGGACCACGTCATCCACACCAACAAGATATTGTACAACCAGACTTTTATTTTATGCCTTCCCAACGAAAGTACTCAGGTGAAGTGGTTAGAGTTTATGTGGACTACAATCAATAG
- the LOC123297479 gene encoding uncharacterized protein LOC123297479 isoform X2 — translation MGLCYRWSKGRILIINIWLCFFIIHNVNAHVALTFPPARKYDLDFLDNSRTPPPCGMPKGNTRTSLVAGSQFNVTWHLAYPHRGGFKLQLLDPLERPVLDLTPTIKGSEFIGDDATAQSFSVKLPDNYTCEDCTIRLLRLASEWGNNYRFWSCADVDIVTRKKYHEDCSSHGRYFVNGKCKCDRLYYGNRCQYRDECIENADCGNHGTCVDVQATTAPRKHCYCQLGWFGPGCAQRSPVKSTDIDFEVYTMKQLSDNFKLYWRILKDQNELEVVMVVNGTSYVGLGWRPRSLTSTCKNFPKIFDKGQNSTEPNSEPEPNSEPEPNSEPEPNSEPEPKSEPEPSSEPEPNSEPEPKSEPEPNSEPEPKSEPEPTTEPEPSSEPEPKSEPEPETTSKPYQTTSSLRFVPPRKTLFSREVKRDRDEVVFPSEGTIATSVSFKVSTKQGRRRKRQVQKTDPVAEPSTEPEPSSEPTTTPEPHSEPITEPSPKSEPEPTTEPEPKSEPTSEPEPTSEPEPKSEPEPSSEPEPKSEPEPSSEPEPTTEPEPSSEPEPKSEPEPSSEPEPKSEPEPNSEPEPSSEPEPKSEPEPSSEPEPNSNPEPKPEPDSVKKSAPIKGAINSKLNKYTPKHDFNPMDCTDMVIGMARGTNSRIGDFYTRDRSTPRPDNFWGGKNELKAALGFEKDGVTTILFRKSLDSKEPTDHSIENALMHVIWAKGQEPGQYIHVPKSGLEKEHATVKDFYKPDELKYHGHGSQRGQVVMNFYEEKQKELNEIHGLDRSKCGGQWKQPKTCNPNKNNCEYYAEWNYIRKTDEIRFTVQTTNTETWTGIGFSKDQRMSQTDAILGWVDKTGRAFMMDTWINGYTQPSLDNSQSIYNISGKIVDGATNLYFTRKRQSNDIKDFSFTDDECLYLMFPIKGGIFNSVNKKIRKHDVIPVVSTEKVCIKSCGEDDGEMFVSTTTLPPQLIYNVAVKIVKLGENFHAPKPGTQEFDELSNVINNNFENVVSKVPGYRKLNVANIEEEGNDVIAKMELHLDKAVYEKGRSLKNNEVDESDNSMVENVLKTSVNSGQVGALKVDPGFFVFESASLTSDIKPEGGDNTQKGFFDLSEVKLYIVLGCIAALVLVAIVQATCTIYKATRHSSPNHKRVYSIQLETPGYFHTREEQLQHQYWGHPQHNNHHPQQRPRHW, via the exons ATGGGACTTTGTTACCGATGGTCAAAAGGgcgtatattaattataaatatatggttatgtttttttataatacataatgtAAATGCACATGTTGCATTAACATTTCCACCAGCTAGAAAATATGATCTCGATTTTCTAGATAATTCTAGAACACCTCCACCATGTGGTATGCCAAAAG GTAATACGAGAACATCGCTTGTAGCAGGGTCACAATTCAACGTTACATGGCATTTAGCATATCCACATCGT ggTGGAttcaaattacaattattagaTCCATTAGAAAGGCCAGTATTGGATTTAACACCAACAATTAAAGGATCTGAATTTATTGGAGACGATGCAAc AGCTCAatctttttctgtaaaattaccAGATAATTATACATGCGAAGATTGTACGATCAGATTACTACGATTAGCATCAGAATGGGGTAATAATTATCGATTTTGGTCATGTGCTGATGTTGATATTGTTACAC GTAAAAAGTACCATGAAGATTGTAGTAGTCATGGAAGGTATTTCGTGAATGGAAAATGTAAATGTGATCGATTATACTATGGAAATCGTTGTCAATATCGTGATGAATGTATTGAAAATGCTGACTGTGGTAATCATGGAACATGTGTTGATGTACAGGCCACAACAGCGCCTCGTAAACATTGTTATTGTCAATTAGGATGGTTTGGACCTGGTTGTGCTCAAC ggTCTCCAGTGAAATCAACAGATATTGATTTTGAAGTGTACACAATGAAACAATTAAGcgataatttcaaattatactGGCGAATATTAAAAGATCAAAACGAACTGGAAGTTGTAATGGTTGTAAATGGTACAAGCTATGTAGGTTTAGGATGGCGTCCACGATCACTTACAAGTACATgtaaaaatttcccaaaaatatttgacaaaggTCAAAATTCCACTGAACCAAACAGTGAACCGGAACCGAATTCAGAGCCAGAACCTAATAGTGAACCAGAACCAAACTCAGAACCCGAACCAAAAAGTGAACCGGAACCAAGTTCAGAACCCGAGCCAAACTCAGAACCCGAACCAAAGAGTGAACCAGAGCCAAATTCAGAGCCTGAACCAAAAAGTGAACCAGAGCCAACAACAGAACCAGAGCCAAGTAGTGAACCAGAACCAAAAAGTGAACCAGAACCTGAAACTACTTCAAAACCATACCAAACCACTAGCTCATTACGTTTTGTACCACCACGAAAAACGTTATTTTCACGAGAAGTCAAACGGGATCGTGATGAGGTTGTATTTCCATCAGAAGGAACTATTGCTACAAGTGTCTCATTTAAAGTTAGCACCAAACAAGGACGTCGTCGCAAGAGACAAGTTCAAAAGACAG atccTGTAGCGGAGCCAAGCACTGAACCAGAACCGTCGTCTGAACCTACAACAACTCCAGAACCACACAGCGAACCTATTACAGAACCTAGTCCAAAATCCGAGCCTGAACCTACAACAGAACCCGAACCGAAATCCGAACCAACATCCGAACCAGAACCCACATCTGAACCAGAACCGAAATCAGAACCTGAGCCTAGCTCTGAGCCTGAACCTAAATCAGAGCCAGAGCCTAGCTCTGAACCTGAACCCACTACTGAACCAGAGCCTAGCTCTGAACCTGAACCAAAATCTGAGCCAGAACCTAGTTCGGAACCTGAACCTAAATCAGAACCAGAACCCAATTCTGAACCGGAACCTAGTTCTGAACCTGAACCTAAATCAGAACCAGAGCCAAGCTCAGAACCTGAACCCAATAGTAACCCAGAACCTAAACCTGAACCAGATTCTGTCAAAAAGTCTGCACCAattaaag gagctattaattcaaaattaaataaatacacaccAAAACATGACTTTAATCCAATGGACTGTACCGATATGGTAATTGGTATGGCACGAGGTACAAATAGTCGTATTGGTGATTTTTACACAAGAGATCGTTCAACACCACGCCCGGATAATTTCTGGGGTGGTAAAAACGAATTGAAGGCAGCACTTGGTTTTGAAAAAGATGGTgtaacaacaattttattcCGTAAAAGCTTAGATAGTAAAGAGCCAACTGATCATTCAATTGAAAATGCATTGATGCATGTGATTTGGGCTAAAGGACAAGAACCTGGTCAATATATACATGTACCGAAATCTGGTTTAGAAAAAGAACATGCCACAgttaaagatttctataaacCAGATGAATTGAAATATCATGGTCATGGCAGCCAACGAGGTCAAGTTGTTATGAATTTCTATG aggaaaaacaaaaagagCTAAACGAAATTCATGGATTAGATCGCAGTAAATGTGGTGGACAATGGAAACAACCGAAAACATgtaatccaaataaaaataattgcgaATATTATGCAGAATGGAATTACATTCGAAAAACTGATGAAATTCGATTTACTGTACAAACCACTAATACAGAAACTTGGACAGGAATTGGATTTTCAAAAGATCAACGTATG TCTCAAACCGATGCAATTTTGGGATGGGTTGATAAAACTGGTCGAGCATTTATGATGGATACATGGATTAATGGTTATACACAACCATCGTTAGATAATTCtcaatcaatttataatatcaGTGGAAAAATCGTAGATGGTGCTACTAATTTGTACTTTACAAGAAAACGTCAATCCAACGATATTAAA GATTTTTCATTTACTGATGACGAATGTTTATATTTGATGTTCCCAATCAAAGGAGGAATATTCAATAGCGTTAACAAGAAAATTCGTAAACATGATGTTATACCAGTTGTTTCAACCGAAAAAGTTTGCATCAAATCTTGTGGCGAAG atgaTGGCGAAATGTTCGTATCAACAACAACATTACCACCACAATTGATTTACAACGTTGcagtaaaaattgttaaattaggtgaaaatttccATGCACCCAAACCCGGTACACAAGAATTTGATGAATTGTCAAatgttatcaataataattttgaaaatgttgtttCAAAAGTACCTGGTTACCGAAAATTAAATGTGGCAAACATTGAAGA ggaAGGTAATGATGTAATTGCAAAGATGGAATTACATTTAGATAAAGCCGTATATGAAAAAGGGCGATCGTTGAAGAATAACGAAGTAGATGAAAGTGATAATAGTATggtagaaaatgttttaaaaacatcaGTTAACTCTGGACAAGTTGGTGCTTTAAAAGTTGATCCTGGTTTCTTTGTTTTTGAATCAGCTAGTT TAACATCCGATATCAAACCAGAAGGTGGCGATAACACACAAAAGGGTTTCTTCGATTTATCCGAAGTGAAGTTATACATCGTGTTAGGATGTATTGCCGCCTTAGTGTTAGTTGCCATTGTACAAGCTACATGTACAATCTATAAAGCTACACGACATTCATCTCCAAATCATAAA CGAGTGTATTCCATTCAGCTTGAAACACCTGGTTATTTCCATACACGTGAGGAACAACTGCAACATCAATATTGGGGTCATCCCCAACACAATAATCATCATCCCCAACAACGCCCTCGCCACTGGTAA